A genomic segment from Echeneis naucrates chromosome 20, fEcheNa1.1, whole genome shotgun sequence encodes:
- the nup58 gene encoding nucleoporin p58/p45, giving the protein MSGFNFGSGALGATNTGGGFTFGAVTSAPAASTGGFSFGTALGTAAATPAAATTTTTPSLGLGGSLFSQKPTGGFSFNTPASTTTAAASGFSLAFNKPTAPATPFSLATTATTSSSAPAGAGLTFGSVLTSTTPQQPAATSFTLGLGAATSTTAASTGPSLGGSLFSSSVTTGLGQTSLGGGGLTLGSLLSAPTAVSVAPAPSVGLGGVDFSTSSENKSDTSSGSNAQDSKALKDENLPPVICQDVENFQKFVKEQKQVQEDISRMSSKAISKVQDDIKSLKQLLSVSASGLQRQALAIDKLKLETAQELKNADIALRTQKTPPGLQHENTAPSDYFRSLVEQFEVQLQQYRQQIEELENHLTTQSSGSHITPQDLTLAMQKLYQTFVAQAAQLQSVHENVKILKHQYLSYRRAFLEDSTDVFESKRASSRKWQSTPRVTTGPAPFSSVPNAAAVAMAATLTQQQQPTPGTQAPLGAGFGNPFASAVGTSLGSSTLGGFGGGPGFGGVGTGGSSFAFSSTSKPTGGSLSAGFGSSSSSGFNFSNPGINPSAGLTFGVSNPPAAGFSTGGPLLQLKKPPAGNKRGKR; this is encoded by the exons ATGTCCGGATTTAACTTTGGATCAGGAGCCCTTGGTGCCACCAACACAGGTGGTGGGTTCACTTTTGGGGCAGTAACCAG TGCGCCTGCAGCCAGTACTGGTGGTTTCTCCTTTGGGACTGCCTTGGGTACGGCAGCTGCAACCCCTGCTGCTGCGACTACCACCACAACCCCGTCTCTTGGCCTTGGTGGAAGTCTCTTTAGCCAGAAACCTACTGGAGGATTCTCTTTCAACACACCTGCCTCAA CTACTACAGCTGCTGCCTCTGGCTTTAGCTTGGCTTTCAACAAGCCCACTGCTCCAGCAACACCGTTCTCCCTTGCCACCACCGCTACCACGTCCTCGTCAGCCCCTGCTGGGGCAGGTTTAACATTTGGCTCTGTTCTGACGTCCACAACTCCACAACAGCCTGCAGCCACGTCCTTTACCCTTGGTCTTGGTGCTGCAACAAGCACCACAGCAGCCTCAACAGGCCCATCATTGGGTGGGAGTCTCTTCTCCAGCAGTGTAACTACAG GTTTGGGCCAGACCAGTCTCGGAGGAGGTGGGTTAACATTGGGTTCTCTGCTGTCTGCCCCCACGGCAGTATCAGTTGCCCCTGCCCCCAGTGTTGGCCTTGGTGGGGTTGACTTCAGCACTTCCTCTGAGAATAAGAGTGACACATCATCTGGAAGCAATGCACA agATAGTAAAGCTTTAAAAGATGAGAACCTGCCGCCAGTCATTTGTCAAGATGTTGAAAATTTCCA AAAATTtgtaaaagagcaaaaacaagtTCAGGAGGACATCAGCAGAATGTCATCTAAGGCCATTTCTAAAGTTCAAGATGACATCAAGAGTCTCAAACAGCTTCTTTCTGTCAGTGCTAGTGGTTTGCAGCGCCAAGCATTGGCAATCGACAAACTAAAGCTGGAGACAGCgcag gAACTAAAAAATGCAGACATTGCACTGCGTACACAAAAGACTCCCCCTGGACTACAACATGAGAACACTGCTCCATCTGA TTATTTCCGCAGCCTAGTTGAGCAGTTTGAGGTGCAGTTGCAGCAGTACCGACAGCAGATCGAAGAGCTGGAGAACCAtctgacaacacagagcagTGGCTCCCACATCACTCCTCAGG ACTTGACTCTGGCCATGCAGAAGTTGTACCAGACATTTGTTGCACAGGCTGCCCAGCTCCAGTCAGTGCATGAAAATGTCAAG ATCTTGAAACACCAATATCTTTCGTATCGTCGAGCCTTCCTGGAAGACTCCACAGATGTCTTCGAGTCCAAACGGGCATCCAGCAGAAAGTGGCAAAGTACGCCACGTGTCACAACAGGGCCTGCCCCATTCTCCAGTGTGCCCAATGCTGCAGCGGTTGCCATGGCAGCCACCTTGacccaacaacagcagccaacTCCAG GGACCCAGGCACCCTTGGGGGCAGGGTTTGGAAACCCCTTTGCCTCGGCAGTGGGCACTAGCTTGGGCTCTTCTACCCTTGGAG GTTTTGGTGGTGGGCCAGGATTTGGTGGGGTGGGGACTGGGGGGTCTTCTTTTGCCTTCTCATCCACAAGTAAGCCCACAGGAGGCAGTCTGAGTGCAG GTTTtggtagcagcagcagctcaggctTCAACTTCAGCAACCCTGGCATCAACCCTTCGGCCGGTCTGACCTTTGGCGTGTCTAATCCACCTGCTGCAGGGTTCAGCACTGGAGGGCCCCTTCTTCAGCTCAAGAAGCCCCCTGCTGGAAATAAGAGGGGCAAAAGATAG